In the genome of Shewanella denitrificans OS217, the window AACACATCTATATCGATAATGCCACTATGCAGCTACTGCGCCGCCCCAATGAGTTTGATGTCATGCTGTGTTCAAACTTATTTGGCGATATTTTATCCGATGAAATTGCCATGCTAACTGGCTCTATGGGCTTGTTGTCATCGGCGAGCATGAATGGCACAGGCTTTGGCTTGTATGAACCAGCGGGTGGCAGTGCCCCAGATATAGCAGGCCAAGGAGTTGCTAACCCTGTTGCACAAATTTTATCGGCAGCGTTGATGTTGCGTCACAGTTTAAAACAAGAGGAAGCGGCCAGCGCCATCGAGCGCGGTGTAGCCAAAGCCTTAGAGGCAGGTTATTTAACCGCTGAGTTATTGAGCGCGGATGAGCGCAGCCAAGCAAAGTCGACAACTCAGATGGGCGACTATATTGCCGCAGCAATACGGGAAGGTGTGTAATGGGTCAAGCTATTGTAAAAGAAGGCATAAAAACAGTCGTAACAGCAAGGGCAAAAACCTTGTATGAGAAAGTTTGGGATGCACACTTAGTGGCTAGTCCAGCTGGTGAAGCGCCGATTATTTATGTGGACCGTCATCTGGTGCACGAAGTGACCTCACCCCAAGCATTTAGTGGCTTAAGAGCTGCGGGCCGGCCATTACGTGCGCCGCAAAAAACCTTTGCTACCATGGATCATAACACCTCAACCAAGAGCGCGAGCCTAGATGCCCTAAGCCCTATGGCGCGCATTCAAGTTGATACCTTAGCGCAAAACTGTAAAGACTTTGGGGTGAAGCTGTACGACATTCATCACCCTAATCAAGGCATAGTACACGTCATGGGGCCTGAACTTGGAATAACCTTGCCGGGCAGTGTCATTGTCTGCGGCGACTCGCATACGGCAACCCATGGTGCTTTTGGTGCCTTGGCGTTTGGCATAGGGACTTCAGAAGTTGAGCATGTACTGGCGACGCAAACTTTAAGGCAGTTACAAGCAAAAACCATGAAGGTGGAAGTGCGCGGCAAGGTGACTGAGGGCGTTACGGCCAAAGATATCGTGCTTGCCATCATAGGAAAGCTAGGCATGGATGGTGGCACAGGCTTTGTGGTGGAGTTTTGTGGTGAAGCCATCAGTGCTTTGTCCATGGAAGGACGGATGACCTTGTGCAATATGGCTATTGAAATGGGTGCGAAAGCGGGGATGGTGGCGCCAGATCAAACGACTTTTGACTATTTAAAAGGCCGTGAGTTTGCTCCCAAAGATGACAACTGGCAGCACGCCATTGCCACTTGGTCACAACTTTACACGGATGCAGAAGCAAAATTTGATGCTGAAGTGGTGTTAGAGGCTCAAGATATTGCGCCGCAGTTAACC includes:
- the leuC gene encoding 3-isopropylmalate dehydratase large subunit; amino-acid sequence: MGQAIVKEGIKTVVTARAKTLYEKVWDAHLVASPAGEAPIIYVDRHLVHEVTSPQAFSGLRAAGRPLRAPQKTFATMDHNTSTKSASLDALSPMARIQVDTLAQNCKDFGVKLYDIHHPNQGIVHVMGPELGITLPGSVIVCGDSHTATHGAFGALAFGIGTSEVEHVLATQTLRQLQAKTMKVEVRGKVTEGVTAKDIVLAIIGKLGMDGGTGFVVEFCGEAISALSMEGRMTLCNMAIEMGAKAGMVAPDQTTFDYLKGREFAPKDDNWQHAIATWSQLYTDAEAKFDAEVVLEAQDIAPQLTWGTNPGQVVAIDGEVPNPANEINSTERSSMVKALEYIGLTPGTKMTDISINKVFIGSCTNSRIEDLRSAAIHAKGRKVAEGVVAIVVPGSGQVKLQAESEGLDKIFIDAGFEWRLPGCSMCLAMNDDRLEAGDRCASTSNRNFEGRQGRGSRTHLVSPAMAAAAAIAGHFVDIRKPY